Proteins encoded by one window of uncultured Ilyobacter sp.:
- a CDS encoding 2-hydroxyacyl-CoA dehydratase, translating into MPTEVLIAAGYTPVDLNNLFITSDEYYKYIDIAERDGFPKSMCAWIKGIYGACLENNITEIIGVTEGDCSYTKVLLEVLKSKGVKGHPFAFPHCHTRESVKREISKFMDNFGVSLEDVEKVRQEINLLRKDAIRLDELTYIDEKADGFENHLFQLCLCDFDGNTEKYGEFLKGKINQIEKREKKPKKLRLGYLGVPPMQRDLHHFVEKFDARFVYNEVQREFAFPRALEAENIFEQYYDYTYPYDIEYRLKDILEQVRLRKPDGIIHYTQAFCHRAIEDIILKERLDIPVMNIKGDTLNSLDARTKLRLEAFLDMLHDLKS; encoded by the coding sequence GTGCCCACAGAAGTTCTAATCGCTGCAGGATATACCCCTGTAGACCTAAACAACCTTTTTATAACTTCTGATGAGTATTATAAATATATAGATATAGCTGAAAGAGACGGCTTCCCCAAAAGTATGTGTGCCTGGATAAAAGGTATCTACGGGGCATGCCTAGAAAACAACATTACTGAGATCATAGGGGTCACAGAGGGAGACTGTTCATACACAAAGGTTCTCTTAGAGGTCCTAAAAAGCAAGGGGGTAAAGGGACACCCTTTTGCATTTCCCCACTGCCACACCAGAGAATCAGTAAAAAGAGAGATAAGCAAATTTATGGATAATTTCGGAGTCTCGTTAGAAGATGTGGAAAAAGTGAGACAAGAGATAAACCTATTGAGAAAAGATGCCATAAGACTTGATGAACTGACTTATATAGATGAGAAAGCCGACGGTTTTGAAAATCACCTTTTCCAGCTGTGCCTCTGTGATTTTGACGGGAACACGGAAAAATACGGTGAATTTCTCAAGGGAAAAATAAACCAGATAGAAAAAAGAGAGAAAAAACCGAAGAAGCTCCGGCTGGGATATTTAGGGGTGCCTCCTATGCAGAGAGACCTTCACCACTTCGTAGAAAAATTTGATGCGAGATTTGTATACAACGAGGTGCAGAGGGAGTTTGCTTTTCCTAGGGCACTAGAGGCGGAAAATATCTTTGAACAATATTACGACTACACCTATCCATACGATATCGAGTATCGTCTCAAAGATATCTTAGAACAGGTAAGGCTCAGAAAACCAGACGGGATAATCCATTATACTCAGGCATTCTGCCACAGGGCCATAGAGGACATCATCTTAAAGGAAAGACTAGATATACCTGTGATGAATATAAAGGGGGATACGCTAAATTCCCTAGATGCCAGAACAAAGCTTCGTCTAGAGGCATTTTTAGATATGCTTCATGATTTAAAAAGTTAG
- the orr gene encoding ornithine racemase Orr has product MPYPKLTVDIKKIKYNCSRLVKESAGKGIEVAGVTKVVCGNPNIAQALVDSGIKIIADSRVENLKKLSEIKCKKMLLRIPMPSQADDVVRYSDIVLVSEIFTIKKLSEQAHNQKKVIDLILMIDLGDLREGLFYENEILKTVSEITHLKNIKLLGLGTNLSCYGAVIPSREILEKLVLIKNKIKNLFNIDLEILSGGNSGSIRLFEDNQIPAGINQLRLGASIILGIGIDHLPIEGLSAEIFILEAEIIELRKKPSKPVGKQGLDAFGNKPVFIDMGIRSRAICAIGRQDVNPEDISPFNDKIIILGGSSDHLILDVTDSEKKFEVGDTVKFRINYGGCLSLMTSPYVHKEFSDSASSVDF; this is encoded by the coding sequence ATGCCGTACCCAAAATTAACAGTAGACATAAAAAAAATAAAGTATAACTGCTCTAGGCTGGTGAAGGAATCTGCCGGAAAAGGTATAGAGGTGGCTGGGGTTACAAAGGTAGTTTGCGGAAATCCAAATATTGCACAGGCTCTTGTTGACTCAGGTATAAAAATAATAGCAGATTCAAGGGTAGAAAACCTAAAAAAACTGTCAGAAATCAAGTGTAAAAAAATGCTCCTAAGAATCCCCATGCCAAGCCAGGCAGATGACGTGGTGAGATACTCTGATATAGTTTTGGTGTCTGAAATTTTCACAATAAAGAAACTGTCAGAGCAGGCTCATAATCAGAAAAAAGTAATTGACTTGATCCTCATGATTGATTTAGGAGATCTGAGAGAAGGGCTTTTTTATGAAAATGAGATCTTGAAGACAGTATCTGAAATAACACATTTGAAAAATATAAAGCTTCTGGGCTTAGGAACAAATCTGAGCTGTTATGGCGCCGTTATTCCCAGCAGGGAGATTCTAGAAAAACTTGTACTTATAAAAAATAAAATAAAAAATTTATTTAACATAGATCTTGAAATTCTCTCTGGGGGAAATTCCGGATCCATAAGACTCTTTGAAGACAACCAGATTCCAGCAGGTATAAATCAACTGAGACTGGGAGCATCTATAATCCTTGGAATAGGAATAGACCACCTGCCCATTGAGGGCCTATCTGCTGAAATTTTTATTTTAGAAGCTGAAATAATTGAACTTCGAAAAAAACCGTCTAAACCCGTTGGAAAGCAGGGCTTAGATGCCTTTGGAAATAAGCCTGTCTTTATAGATATGGGCATACGTTCTAGGGCAATATGCGCCATAGGAAGACAGGATGTTAATCCTGAAGATATTTCACCCTTCAATGACAAGATAATTATTTTAGGGGGAAGTAGCGACCACCTTATACTAGATGTGACTGATTCTGAAAAAAAGTTTGAAGTGGGTGACACGGTAAAATTCCGGATAAACTACGGAGGCTGTCTTTCTCTTATGACTTCACCATATGTCCACAAGGAATTCTCTGATTCTGCTTCTTCAGTTGATTTTTAA
- a CDS encoding HAD family hydrolase: protein MIKNIEIIIFDWGDTLMRDYDDSGPMAHWKNVDIIPGIREVLRELKKNYTLCVASNAGESDSELMKSALKRVGIDNFFSYFFTSKDLGFEKPDIRFFKAILKSGSFSASECLMVGNDYDNDIVNSKSIGMTTILFDEKNTFSNTTSADYKIDKTIQILDILRS from the coding sequence ATGATTAAAAATATTGAGATCATAATTTTTGACTGGGGAGATACCCTGATGAGAGATTATGACGATTCGGGCCCTATGGCTCACTGGAAAAACGTAGACATAATCCCTGGGATAAGAGAGGTTTTAAGGGAATTAAAAAAAAATTATACCCTTTGCGTGGCATCCAATGCAGGAGAGTCAGACTCAGAACTTATGAAATCTGCTTTGAAAAGAGTCGGTATAGATAATTTCTTCTCATATTTTTTCACATCCAAGGATTTGGGGTTTGAAAAACCCGATATTAGATTTTTTAAAGCTATACTGAAATCTGGAAGTTTCTCTGCAAGTGAATGCCTTATGGTAGGAAATGATTATGACAATGACATTGTCAATTCAAAATCAATAGGTATGACCACCATATTATTTGACGAAAAAAACACGTTTTCCAATACAACATCTGCCGATTATAAAATAGATAAAACAATTCAAATTCTTGATATTTTAAGATCATAA
- a CDS encoding phosphoserine transaminase, with the protein MIRKPNIKPKNPNFSSGPCAKHPGFTLDALKDAPLGRSHRSVLGKSKLHESIEKTKEILGVPKDYLVGIVPASDTGAIEMAMWNLLGKRGIDVIHFDAFGKSWATDILKELKLENVREFSADYGRLPDISQVDCDNDIVFTWNGTTSGVKIPNADFISEDRKGLTICDATSAVFAMEIPWEKLDVLTFSWQKVLGGEAGHGILIISPRAIKRLESYSPQWPIPKIFKLKKDGKVAKEIFEGSTINTPSMLCNEDYLDALRWSESIGGLPGLIKRSMDNFKVVETFVEKHTWIDFLATEPDIRSNTSVCLTTDLPTEKLKKMLKLMEEEKAAYDINSYKTAPEGIRIWCGATVEKQDIDTMLLWLEWAYNEVNQ; encoded by the coding sequence ATGATCAGAAAACCAAATATAAAACCGAAGAATCCTAATTTTTCTTCCGGTCCCTGTGCCAAACATCCTGGGTTTACATTAGATGCATTAAAAGATGCTCCCTTAGGACGATCTCACAGAAGTGTGCTGGGGAAATCAAAACTACATGAATCAATTGAAAAAACAAAGGAAATTTTAGGTGTGCCCAAAGACTATCTTGTGGGAATAGTTCCGGCATCTGATACAGGGGCGATAGAGATGGCCATGTGGAATCTCTTGGGGAAAAGGGGAATAGATGTTATTCATTTTGATGCCTTTGGAAAATCATGGGCCACAGACATCCTAAAAGAGCTTAAGCTAGAAAATGTCAGAGAGTTTTCTGCCGATTACGGCAGGCTTCCCGATATTTCGCAAGTTGACTGTGATAATGATATAGTATTTACATGGAACGGAACCACCAGCGGAGTCAAAATTCCAAATGCTGATTTCATATCAGAAGACAGAAAAGGACTGACTATCTGCGACGCCACCTCTGCAGTTTTTGCAATGGAGATACCCTGGGAAAAACTGGATGTTCTTACTTTTTCATGGCAGAAAGTTCTAGGGGGAGAAGCTGGGCATGGGATACTCATAATCTCTCCTCGTGCTATAAAACGTCTAGAAAGCTACTCACCACAGTGGCCTATTCCTAAAATTTTCAAATTAAAAAAAGATGGTAAAGTTGCAAAAGAGATATTTGAAGGATCTACCATAAACACTCCTTCTATGCTTTGTAATGAGGACTATCTAGATGCACTGAGATGGTCAGAGTCTATAGGGGGACTACCTGGACTCATCAAAAGGAGTATGGATAACTTTAAAGTTGTAGAAACTTTTGTGGAAAAGCATACATGGATTGATTTTTTGGCCACAGAACCTGATATTCGTTCAAACACCAGTGTATGTCTCACCACTGATCTCCCAACTGAAAAGCTTAAAAAAATGCTAAAACTCATGGAGGAGGAAAAGGCTGCTTATGACATAAACTCTTATAAGACTGCCCCTGAAGGGATAAGAATATGGTGCGGTGCAACAGTGGAAAAACAGGATATTGATACTATGCTGTTATGGCTAGAGTGGGCTTACAATGAGGTAAATCAATAA
- the gltB gene encoding glutamate synthase large subunit produces the protein MKRGIGVPKQQGLYVPEFEKDNCGIGLIAHIKGQKTHDIVKKGIEILEKMEHRGAVGADPDTGDGAGILIQIPDKLFRSEIRELPEFGDYGVGMIFFSQENSEREKCQKLIEKIIKDEGQEFLTWRDVPVDPTKLGKTASKTTPCIKQLFIKKSADTENFELKLYIIRKVIENEIPKLALENEEFFYIPSMSSRTIVYKGLLKPDQISGFYKDLSDDRTLSALAIVHQRYSTNTFPSWDLAHPFRYVAHNGEINTIKGNVNWMTARQPELYNDVLGKDINKIFPINKPVGSDSSNLDRALEFLVASGKSLLQAASILVPPAWEKDPSIKKELKDFYEYYSGLMEPWDGPAALVMSNGNQIVTKLDRNGLRPARYTITKDDTIILASEAGTLETKPEDIKENFRIKPGMVLMIDLEKGKIYSQEEIIEKIVEDKPFGQWLSKNKKYIKDLPEEDSRYEIDFDTLFNRLMTFGYSREDLYEVITPMANDEKEPIGSMGNDAALAVLSGNDKKLFNYFQQLFAQVTNPPIDPIREDVVMSITTNIGRKGNILEETADKARVIKMDTPFISNEDLDKIALLNEEDFKSAVIPMVFDLDDGLEKGMENLFEKAESAIKEGHNILIISDREMGKNEYPIPSLLATAGLHHHLIRKQKRNGVDIIVETGDAREVMDFALLIGYGALAVNPYLALESIDYMVENELYMTSQHAEKKKSKYLKAIGKGLVKIMSKMGISTVQSYRGAQIFEAVGLKKEFIDKYFTGTTSRIEGIGIEGVERSVKQTVDKARDEYKPSPQVLPNTGDYKWRKGGERRLFSPEAVASLQHSTRTNDYEEYKKFARIINDQGEKLATIRGLFKFKGSNSIPLEEVESVENIMKRFVTGAMSFGSISREAHEAMAIAMNTIGGKSNSGEGGEDPKRFADNRKSAIKQVASGRFGVTTNYLVNADELQIKMAQGAKPGEGGHLPGHKVTEEIAATRYTSPGIDLISPPPHHDIYSIEDLAQLIFDLKNVNPASRVSVKLVSEVGVGTVAAGVAKAHSDMILISGYDGGTGASPISSIKHAGLPWELGLSEAHQVLILNDLRGRVRIQADGQMKTGRDIVIAALLGAEEFGFATAPLVVLGCIMMRACHTNMCPVGVATQSPELRKKFMGRSEYLINFFKFIAQDVREIMAGLGFRTIDEMVGRTDLIEMNEAISHWKASGIDISKILYRPDVDESIATKCVQEQDHGIDKILDRKLIDLAKPALEKGEKVEFDMDIFNLNRSTGTMLSGEIAKRYGGEGLPEDTIKFNFKGYSGQSFGAFGMSGLTLNLVGQSNDYIGKGLFGGKIIVKTPEIEGFKAEDNIIGGNTILYGAIKGQVYINGMVGERFCVRNSGAEAVVEGVGDHGCEYMTGGRVAVIGPTGKNFAAGMSGGIAYVYDQHGDFAEKVNKLMVLTEKIEDKAEEEKLKLMIEKHVEYTNSSRGKEILDSWEENLGKFVRVIAPKYKELLAQGKVK, from the coding sequence ATGAAAAGAGGAATAGGGGTTCCAAAACAACAGGGGTTATACGTTCCCGAGTTTGAAAAGGATAACTGCGGAATAGGACTTATAGCACATATTAAAGGTCAAAAAACTCATGATATTGTCAAAAAAGGAATCGAGATTCTAGAGAAAATGGAACACAGAGGGGCTGTGGGGGCAGATCCTGATACTGGAGACGGAGCCGGGATTCTAATCCAGATACCTGATAAACTCTTTAGATCTGAAATAAGGGAACTTCCAGAATTTGGAGATTATGGAGTTGGTATGATTTTCTTTTCTCAGGAAAATTCTGAAAGAGAAAAATGTCAAAAACTTATAGAAAAAATAATAAAAGATGAAGGACAGGAATTTTTAACTTGGAGAGATGTTCCTGTGGACCCAACAAAACTTGGAAAAACCGCATCTAAAACAACTCCTTGTATAAAGCAGCTTTTCATTAAGAAATCTGCAGATACTGAAAATTTCGAACTGAAATTATATATTATAAGGAAGGTCATAGAGAACGAGATTCCAAAACTTGCTCTTGAAAATGAGGAGTTTTTCTATATTCCATCAATGTCAAGCAGAACAATCGTTTACAAAGGACTTTTGAAACCTGATCAAATTTCAGGATTTTATAAGGATCTAAGTGATGACAGAACTCTAAGTGCTCTTGCAATAGTACACCAAAGATACAGTACCAATACTTTCCCATCTTGGGACCTGGCACATCCATTCAGATATGTAGCACACAATGGTGAAATCAATACCATCAAGGGTAATGTAAACTGGATGACTGCAAGACAGCCTGAATTATATAATGATGTACTTGGAAAAGATATCAATAAAATTTTCCCTATAAACAAACCTGTTGGGAGCGACTCTTCAAACCTTGATAGGGCTCTTGAGTTTTTAGTTGCCTCTGGAAAATCACTTCTTCAGGCAGCTTCGATTTTAGTTCCTCCTGCATGGGAAAAGGATCCAAGCATAAAAAAAGAACTTAAAGATTTTTATGAATACTATTCTGGACTTATGGAGCCTTGGGACGGTCCCGCTGCCCTTGTTATGTCAAATGGTAACCAGATTGTAACAAAGCTAGATAGAAACGGTCTGAGACCTGCCAGATATACAATAACAAAAGATGATACCATTATTCTAGCTTCAGAAGCTGGAACTCTTGAGACAAAACCAGAAGATATAAAGGAAAATTTCAGAATAAAACCTGGAATGGTTCTTATGATAGACCTTGAAAAAGGTAAAATTTATTCTCAAGAAGAGATTATAGAAAAGATAGTTGAGGATAAACCTTTCGGTCAGTGGCTGTCTAAAAATAAAAAATATATAAAAGATCTTCCAGAAGAAGATTCTAGATATGAAATCGACTTTGATACACTTTTTAATAGATTGATGACCTTTGGATATTCTAGGGAAGACCTCTATGAAGTTATTACCCCTATGGCCAACGATGAAAAAGAACCTATCGGATCTATGGGAAATGATGCTGCCCTAGCAGTATTGTCTGGAAATGATAAGAAACTTTTCAATTATTTTCAGCAGCTTTTTGCTCAGGTTACAAATCCACCAATTGACCCTATCAGAGAAGATGTGGTAATGTCAATAACTACCAATATCGGTAGAAAAGGAAATATCCTAGAAGAAACTGCCGATAAGGCAAGAGTCATAAAAATGGACACACCTTTTATATCTAACGAGGACTTAGATAAAATTGCTTTATTAAATGAAGAGGACTTTAAGTCTGCTGTAATCCCTATGGTATTTGACCTTGATGATGGATTAGAAAAGGGAATGGAAAATTTATTTGAAAAGGCTGAATCTGCAATAAAAGAAGGACATAACATTCTTATAATAAGTGACAGAGAGATGGGAAAAAATGAATATCCTATCCCTAGTCTTTTGGCAACTGCAGGACTTCACCACCACCTTATCAGAAAACAGAAAAGAAACGGTGTAGACATCATAGTGGAAACTGGAGATGCCAGAGAGGTTATGGACTTTGCTCTTCTGATAGGATATGGTGCCCTTGCAGTAAATCCTTATCTTGCACTAGAGTCTATAGACTATATGGTGGAAAATGAACTGTACATGACTTCTCAACACGCTGAAAAGAAAAAGTCGAAATATCTCAAGGCTATAGGAAAGGGTCTTGTAAAAATAATGTCAAAAATGGGTATATCTACTGTCCAAAGTTACAGAGGGGCACAGATATTTGAAGCTGTGGGACTTAAAAAGGAGTTTATAGACAAGTACTTCACTGGAACTACTTCTAGAATCGAGGGTATCGGTATAGAGGGAGTGGAAAGAAGTGTTAAACAAACTGTAGATAAAGCCAGAGATGAGTACAAACCTAGTCCTCAGGTGCTACCTAACACAGGTGACTACAAATGGAGAAAAGGTGGAGAAAGACGTCTATTTAGCCCTGAGGCAGTTGCGTCACTTCAACACTCTACCCGTACAAACGATTATGAAGAGTACAAAAAATTTGCAAGAATTATAAATGATCAGGGAGAGAAACTAGCTACAATAAGAGGGCTTTTCAAATTTAAAGGATCAAACAGCATCCCTTTAGAAGAAGTAGAATCTGTAGAAAACATAATGAAAAGATTTGTTACAGGGGCAATGTCCTTTGGTTCAATATCGAGGGAAGCCCATGAAGCTATGGCCATAGCCATGAACACTATCGGAGGAAAATCAAACTCCGGTGAAGGTGGAGAGGACCCTAAAAGATTTGCAGATAATAGAAAAAGTGCCATAAAGCAGGTGGCTTCTGGAAGATTCGGAGTTACTACAAACTATCTTGTAAATGCAGATGAACTGCAGATAAAAATGGCTCAAGGAGCAAAACCTGGGGAAGGTGGACATCTTCCTGGTCACAAGGTTACTGAAGAGATTGCTGCCACTAGGTATACGTCTCCAGGGATAGATCTCATATCTCCTCCGCCACATCATGATATTTACTCTATCGAAGATTTGGCACAGCTTATATTTGACCTGAAAAACGTAAACCCAGCATCTAGAGTAAGTGTAAAGCTCGTTTCTGAAGTTGGAGTAGGAACTGTAGCCGCGGGAGTAGCAAAGGCACACTCTGATATGATTCTTATTTCTGGTTATGACGGTGGAACTGGAGCTTCCCCTATATCCTCTATAAAACATGCTGGTCTCCCTTGGGAACTAGGTCTGTCTGAAGCACATCAGGTCCTTATCTTAAACGACCTTAGAGGTAGAGTAAGAATACAGGCAGATGGTCAGATGAAGACAGGTAGAGATATTGTTATTGCAGCTCTTCTTGGAGCAGAGGAATTTGGTTTTGCAACTGCACCACTTGTGGTACTAGGATGTATAATGATGAGAGCTTGTCATACAAATATGTGTCCTGTAGGAGTGGCTACACAGAGTCCTGAGCTTCGTAAAAAATTCATGGGAAGATCTGAGTATCTCATAAACTTCTTTAAATTTATTGCACAAGATGTAAGAGAGATCATGGCTGGACTTGGATTTAGAACTATCGACGAGATGGTCGGAAGAACTGACCTTATAGAGATGAATGAAGCTATCTCCCACTGGAAAGCCAGCGGAATCGATATCAGCAAAATACTCTATAGACCTGACGTAGACGAAAGTATTGCTACCAAGTGTGTCCAGGAACAGGATCACGGAATAGATAAAATTCTAGACAGAAAACTTATAGATTTAGCTAAACCGGCTCTTGAAAAAGGTGAAAAAGTAGAATTTGACATGGATATATTTAACCTCAACAGATCTACAGGAACCATGCTGAGCGGTGAGATAGCAAAACGTTACGGAGGGGAAGGACTTCCTGAAGACACTATTAAATTTAACTTCAAAGGATATTCTGGTCAGAGTTTCGGTGCTTTTGGTATGTCGGGACTCACTCTGAACCTGGTTGGACAGTCCAACGATTATATTGGTAAGGGACTCTTTGGAGGAAAGATCATCGTAAAAACTCCTGAAATCGAAGGATTTAAAGCTGAAGATAACATTATAGGGGGTAACACAATCCTTTATGGTGCCATCAAGGGACAGGTATATATCAACGGAATGGTTGGAGAAAGATTCTGTGTAAGAAACTCAGGTGCTGAAGCTGTTGTAGAAGGTGTAGGTGACCACGGATGCGAATACATGACTGGAGGAAGAGTCGCTGTCATAGGCCCTACAGGTAAAAACTTTGCTGCAGGTATGAGTGGAGGTATCGCCTATGTATATGACCAGCACGGAGACTTTGCAGAAAAAGTCAATAAACTAATGGTACTCACAGAAAAAATAGAGGACAAAGCTGAAGAAGAAAAATTAAAATTAATGATAGAAAAACATGTAGAATATACAAACAGTTCAAGAGGTAAAGAGATTCTAGATTCTTGGGAAGAGAACTTAGGTAAATTTGTAAGAGTAATAGCTCCAAAATACAAGGAACTTCTTGCACAAGGGAAGGTGAAATAA
- a CDS encoding glutamate synthase subunit beta: MGKLGGFLEIPREEAQKRPVEERIKDYKELYKPFTDEYLIQQASRCMDCGVPFCHFSCPVGNVCPEWNDFVHKAKWEEALEVLHSTNNFPEFTGRVCPAPCEGGCVLGINQDPITIKNIELNIVEKGWEKGWIKPILPKKRTDKKVAVIGSGPAGLAAAQQLNRAGHNVTVYERDSKAGGIMTYGIPDYKIEKWTVDRRIKQLEQEEIKFVYNTNVGVDLSIEDLEKQYDAVILAGGSKLARDLPVYGRELKGIHYAMDYLVQQNKKLEGAEIPQDVLIDAKDKSVVVIGGGDTGADCIGTALRQGAKEIYQIELLEKPSLDRPQSNPWPNFPQVLKINTAHEEAEVCLGGVCNTDIRQWNILTKEFTGDEKGNVTTFHAVRVEWKDGENGRKYMEEVPGTEFTLDADLVLLAIGFVHPEHEGLISNLGVELDGRGNVKTDENYMTNKSGIFAAGDMRRGQSLIVWAINEGRKAAEAVDEFLK; this comes from the coding sequence ATGGGTAAATTAGGTGGATTTTTAGAAATACCAAGAGAAGAGGCTCAAAAAAGACCTGTTGAAGAGAGAATAAAAGATTATAAAGAGTTATATAAACCATTTACTGACGAATATTTAATACAACAAGCTTCTAGATGCATGGATTGTGGCGTTCCTTTCTGCCACTTTTCATGTCCCGTGGGAAATGTGTGCCCAGAATGGAATGACTTTGTACACAAAGCCAAATGGGAAGAGGCCCTTGAAGTACTCCACAGCACCAATAACTTTCCTGAATTCACAGGAAGAGTATGTCCTGCTCCGTGTGAAGGAGGATGTGTCTTAGGTATCAATCAGGACCCTATCACTATAAAGAATATAGAACTTAATATTGTAGAGAAAGGGTGGGAAAAAGGATGGATCAAACCAATCCTTCCAAAAAAGAGAACCGATAAAAAAGTCGCTGTCATAGGAAGTGGACCTGCTGGACTTGCTGCTGCCCAACAACTAAACAGGGCCGGACACAATGTCACAGTCTACGAAAGAGACTCAAAGGCAGGAGGAATAATGACATACGGTATCCCTGACTATAAAATAGAAAAGTGGACTGTAGATAGAAGGATAAAACAACTTGAGCAGGAAGAGATAAAATTTGTCTACAATACAAATGTAGGAGTAGATCTTAGTATAGAGGATCTCGAAAAGCAGTATGACGCCGTTATTTTGGCAGGAGGATCAAAACTTGCTAGAGACCTTCCTGTTTACGGAAGAGAACTAAAGGGTATACACTATGCTATGGATTACCTCGTGCAGCAAAACAAAAAATTAGAAGGTGCAGAAATACCTCAAGATGTACTTATTGATGCAAAAGATAAATCTGTAGTTGTAATAGGTGGAGGAGATACAGGTGCCGATTGTATAGGTACAGCCCTTAGACAGGGAGCTAAAGAGATCTATCAAATTGAACTTTTGGAAAAACCGTCTCTTGACAGGCCACAGTCAAATCCTTGGCCTAATTTCCCTCAGGTATTAAAAATAAATACTGCTCACGAAGAAGCTGAGGTGTGTCTTGGAGGAGTATGCAACACCGATATAAGACAGTGGAACATACTCACAAAAGAGTTTACAGGAGACGAAAAAGGAAATGTAACCACCTTCCATGCTGTAAGAGTAGAGTGGAAAGATGGGGAGAACGGAAGAAAGTATATGGAGGAAGTTCCAGGAACTGAGTTTACCCTCGATGCTGACCTTGTCCTATTAGCCATAGGTTTTGTGCATCCAGAGCATGAAGGACTAATCAGTAATCTCGGTGTAGAACTAGATGGAAGAGGGAATGTAAAAACAGATGAAAATTATATGACCAACAAAAGCGGTATATTTGCAGCAGGAGATATGAGAAGAGGTCAGTCTCTTATCGTATGGGCCATAAATGAAGGAAGAAAGGCAGCTGAAGCTGTAGATGAGTTTTTAAAATAA
- a CDS encoding phosphatase produces MKYLIDLHTHTNVNPHAYSTLGENIQEAKRKGMKVIAITNHGPALPDSPHWWSLRNLRALPDEIDGIRVLKGVEANVIDEDGSIDLNQHIYDIMDIILVGFHPVKGYPDGKDKEKNTKAMINLIKSQKADIIAHPGNPKFPMDYEEVIKTAKEYNVAIELNNSSFKGSREGSEENCKSVMSIAKKYGCYLSLGSDAHFSQSIGDLDIIAGLLEKIAYPKELILNSDTEILNSFLNLRKELKPKEIPDNI; encoded by the coding sequence ATGAAATACCTCATAGATTTACACACCCATACAAATGTAAATCCTCACGCATATAGTACTCTAGGGGAAAACATACAGGAGGCCAAGAGAAAAGGGATGAAGGTTATCGCAATAACGAACCACGGCCCCGCTCTGCCAGACTCTCCACACTGGTGGTCTCTGAGAAATTTAAGGGCTCTTCCTGATGAGATAGATGGTATAAGGGTCTTAAAAGGAGTGGAAGCCAACGTTATAGATGAAGATGGAAGTATTGACTTAAATCAGCATATTTATGATATAATGGATATAATTCTTGTCGGATTTCACCCGGTAAAGGGATATCCAGACGGAAAAGACAAAGAAAAAAATACTAAGGCCATGATTAACCTTATAAAAAGTCAGAAGGCAGATATAATCGCCCACCCAGGAAATCCAAAATTTCCAATGGATTACGAAGAGGTTATCAAAACAGCCAAGGAGTACAATGTCGCCATAGAACTAAATAATTCATCCTTTAAGGGGTCGCGAGAGGGATCTGAAGAAAATTGTAAATCAGTAATGTCTATTGCTAAAAAATATGGATGTTATCTTTCTCTAGGAAGTGATGCCCACTTCTCTCAGTCTATAGGCGATCTTGATATAATTGCTGGACTACTTGAAAAAATTGCCTACCCAAAGGAACTAATTTTAAATT